In the genome of Rhodoplanes sp. Z2-YC6860, one region contains:
- the msrB gene encoding peptide-methionine (R)-S-oxide reductase MsrB — MPEPYQTGPKSTVIETLSRRAWLVGGCSVAVLAGLWWTGGGSAGEGPFEVAKSEDEWKRVLSPAAFNVLRHHATERPYTSPLNKEKRQGIFACAGCDLPLFESSTKFESGTGWPSFYRPLVNAVATSSDRSLIVQRTEVHCRRCGGHLGHVFDDGPPPTGLRYCMNGVALRFTPAAFGPA; from the coding sequence ATGCCTGAGCCCTATCAGACCGGACCGAAGTCGACCGTGATTGAAACGCTCAGCCGCCGGGCCTGGCTGGTCGGCGGGTGCAGCGTTGCCGTGCTGGCCGGCCTGTGGTGGACGGGCGGCGGCAGCGCCGGCGAAGGTCCGTTCGAGGTGGCCAAGAGCGAAGACGAGTGGAAGCGCGTGCTGTCGCCTGCGGCATTCAACGTGCTGCGCCATCATGCCACCGAGCGGCCCTACACGAGTCCGCTCAACAAGGAGAAACGTCAGGGCATCTTCGCGTGCGCGGGCTGCGATCTGCCGTTGTTCGAGTCGTCCACCAAGTTCGAGAGCGGCACCGGCTGGCCGAGCTTCTACCGGCCGCTCGTCAACGCGGTCGCGACATCGAGCGATCGTTCGCTGATCGTGCAGCGCACCGAAGTGCATTGCCGTCGCTGCGGCGGTCACCTCGGCCATGTGTTCGACGACGGCCCGCCGCCGACGGGTTTGCGTTACTGCATGAACGGCGTTGCACTTCGTTTCACGCCGGCTGCCTTCGGCCCCGCCTGA
- a CDS encoding universal stress protein, with protein sequence MYQRILLPVDLADPDLAKPALETAVMLAKAMKGTIRLINVLPMTPPMLVEYVPEDFDLQQRKSAEDALSIIAGEMAPQVGKVTSVVRQGGTYQEILEEAKEIDADLIVMSSHRTGVRTYFLGSVAGHVVRYAGCSVMVVRR encoded by the coding sequence ATGTACCAACGAATTCTGCTGCCGGTCGATCTCGCCGACCCCGACCTCGCCAAGCCCGCGCTTGAGACCGCGGTGATGCTGGCCAAGGCGATGAAAGGCACCATCCGGTTGATCAATGTGCTGCCGATGACGCCGCCGATGCTGGTGGAATATGTGCCGGAGGACTTCGACCTTCAGCAGCGGAAGTCGGCCGAGGACGCGCTGTCGATCATCGCAGGCGAGATGGCGCCGCAGGTCGGCAAGGTCACGTCGGTGGTGCGCCAGGGCGGCACCTATCAGGAAATCCTCGAAGAGGCCAAGGAGATCGATGCCGACCTGATCGTCATGAGTTCGCATCGCACCGGCGTTCGCACATATTTCCTGGGCTCCGTCGCGGGCCACGTGGTGCGCTACGCCGGCTGCTCGGTGATGGTGGTGCGGCGCTAG
- a CDS encoding amidohydrolase, giving the protein MRWAAILSLIATILPLACASADERKQLAFDTIDRNAAQMTLLSDSIFYFGELGMQEVESSKLLKETLEAAGFKVELGGAGMPTNVWAEYGSGRPKIAIVTEVDALPGGSQTAGTWERKPLVKGGPGHMEGHSTHGGVASAAAFAVKQVMQRFNIPGTVAISFGPAEEQLVSRPFLVRAGYFKDVDAIIYLHIGDVSTTGFGLQNYAAISSMFTFHGKTAHGAVNPWDGKDAVDAVELMDIGFDKLREHLHPTYRAHRTITIGGIQPNIIADTGQIWWFVRDQSMPEAKQTYEKLVKIAEGAALMTGTTYDVKYAASAWPQRGNKAIAEAIQKNIDAVGMPKWSDEEQKFARDFQKFAEKPEIGLRMQTTPLGGRPQSYSSNDNGDVSWVVPAGILNFPASVPGIGYHEWKAAVTPVSSISHKGQVVGAKTLAASIIDLMTSPELLQKARAEFDAESKKTPYFSLLPADVQPPVDLNRAEMEKYRPEMRKYYLNKPVRFQ; this is encoded by the coding sequence TTGCGCTGGGCTGCCATTCTGTCGCTGATCGCGACGATCCTCCCGCTGGCGTGCGCTTCCGCCGATGAGCGCAAGCAGCTCGCCTTCGATACCATCGACCGCAACGCCGCGCAGATGACGCTGCTCAGCGACTCGATTTTCTATTTCGGCGAGCTCGGCATGCAGGAGGTCGAAAGCTCGAAGCTTCTCAAGGAGACGCTCGAAGCCGCGGGCTTCAAGGTCGAGCTCGGCGGTGCCGGAATGCCGACCAACGTGTGGGCCGAATATGGCTCCGGCCGGCCGAAGATCGCGATCGTCACCGAGGTCGACGCGCTGCCGGGCGGTTCGCAGACCGCGGGCACCTGGGAGCGCAAGCCGCTGGTCAAGGGCGGTCCCGGCCATATGGAAGGTCACAGCACCCATGGCGGCGTCGCTTCCGCCGCGGCCTTTGCGGTGAAGCAGGTGATGCAGCGCTTCAACATTCCGGGCACCGTTGCGATCTCCTTTGGTCCGGCCGAGGAGCAGCTTGTCAGCCGGCCGTTCCTGGTGCGCGCGGGCTATTTCAAGGACGTTGATGCGATCATCTATCTGCACATCGGCGATGTATCCACGACCGGCTTTGGCCTGCAGAACTACGCGGCGATCAGCTCGATGTTCACCTTCCACGGCAAGACCGCGCATGGCGCAGTCAATCCGTGGGACGGCAAGGACGCGGTCGACGCGGTCGAGCTGATGGACATCGGTTTCGACAAGCTCCGCGAGCATCTGCATCCGACGTACCGGGCGCACCGCACCATCACGATCGGCGGCATCCAGCCCAATATCATCGCCGACACCGGGCAGATCTGGTGGTTCGTGCGTGACCAGTCGATGCCGGAGGCGAAACAGACTTACGAAAAGCTGGTCAAGATCGCCGAGGGCGCGGCATTGATGACCGGCACAACCTACGACGTGAAATACGCGGCGTCGGCGTGGCCGCAGCGCGGCAACAAGGCGATCGCCGAGGCGATCCAGAAGAATATCGATGCGGTCGGCATGCCGAAGTGGAGCGACGAGGAGCAGAAGTTCGCCCGCGACTTCCAGAAGTTTGCCGAGAAGCCCGAGATCGGCCTGCGGATGCAGACCACGCCACTCGGCGGCCGTCCTCAGTCCTATTCATCGAACGACAACGGCGACGTGTCCTGGGTGGTGCCGGCCGGTATCTTGAATTTCCCGGCCTCGGTGCCGGGCATCGGCTATCACGAGTGGAAGGCGGCGGTGACGCCGGTGAGTTCGATCTCGCACAAAGGGCAGGTGGTCGGTGCGAAGACGCTGGCGGCCTCCATCATCGACCTGATGACGAGTCCCGAGCTTCTGCAAAAAGCCCGCGCCGAATTCGACGCCGAGTCGAAAAAGACGCCGTATTTCTCGCTGCTGCCCGCCGACGTGCAGCCGCCGGTCGATCTCAACCGCGCCGAGATGGAGAAATACCGGCCCGAAATGCGGAAGTATTATCTCAACAAGCCAGTCCGGTTTCAGTAG
- a CDS encoding rhodanese-like domain-containing protein, translated as MATSVKQMMEAANAAVPKITPAQAKEMIAKGNTLVVDVRDGTEVAASGKAQGAVHVSRGLLEFKADTESPTHDKAFDKNKTVILYCGSGGRAALGGKLLKDLGYEKVFNMGGFKDWVESGGPVEK; from the coding sequence ATGGCGACAAGCGTCAAGCAGATGATGGAAGCGGCCAACGCCGCAGTGCCTAAGATCACGCCGGCGCAGGCCAAGGAGATGATCGCCAAGGGCAACACGCTGGTGGTCGACGTGCGCGACGGCACCGAAGTGGCGGCGAGCGGCAAGGCCCAGGGCGCCGTTCACGTGTCCCGCGGCTTGCTCGAATTCAAAGCTGACACCGAATCCCCGACGCACGACAAGGCGTTCGACAAGAACAAGACTGTGATCCTGTATTGCGGCTCCGGCGGCCGCGCGGCGCTTGGCGGCAAATTGCTGAAAGACCTCGGCTACGAGAAGGTCTTCAACATGGGCGGCTTCAAGGATTGGGTCGAGAGCGGCGGTCCGGTCGAGAAGTAA
- a CDS encoding AAA family ATPase — MRFEGTGGYVATDDLKVAVNAAITLERPLLVKGEPGTGKTVLALEIAKSLNAPLIEWHVKSTTKAQQGLYEYDAVSRLRDSQLGDERVRDIRNYIKRGKMWDAFVSEERPILLIDEIDKADIEFPNDLLLELDRMEFFVYETGETVKARRRPIVIITSNNEKELPDAFLRRCFFHYIRFPDTDTMNAIVDVHFPGIKQRLVSEALRLFYEVRDVPGLKKKPSTSELLDWLKLLMVEDIGPDILRERDPKKLIPPLHGALLKNEQDVHLFERLAFMARREGR, encoded by the coding sequence ATGCGTTTTGAAGGCACCGGCGGCTACGTCGCCACCGACGATCTGAAAGTTGCGGTCAATGCAGCAATTACGCTCGAGCGCCCGCTCCTGGTGAAAGGCGAGCCCGGCACCGGCAAGACCGTGCTGGCGCTGGAGATCGCCAAAAGCCTCAACGCGCCGCTGATCGAATGGCACGTGAAGTCGACCACCAAGGCGCAGCAGGGCCTCTACGAATACGACGCGGTGTCGCGGCTGCGCGACAGCCAGCTCGGCGACGAGCGGGTTCGCGATATCAGGAACTACATCAAGCGCGGCAAGATGTGGGACGCGTTCGTGTCCGAAGAGCGGCCGATCCTCCTGATCGACGAGATCGACAAGGCCGACATCGAATTCCCCAATGACCTGCTGCTCGAACTCGACCGCATGGAGTTCTTCGTCTACGAGACCGGCGAGACCGTAAAAGCGCGGCGCCGCCCGATCGTGATCATCACATCCAATAACGAGAAGGAATTGCCGGACGCATTCCTGCGCCGCTGCTTCTTCCACTACATCCGCTTCCCCGACACCGACACCATGAATGCGATCGTCGACGTGCACTTCCCGGGCATCAAGCAGCGGCTGGTGTCCGAGGCGCTGCGGCTGTTCTACGAGGTGCGCGATGTGCCGGGGCTGAAGAAGAAGCCGTCGACCTCGGAGTTGCTCGACTGGCTGAAGCTTCTGATGGTCGAGGACATCGGGCCGGACATCCTGCGCGAGCGCGATCCGAAGAAGCTGATCCCGCCGCTGCACGGCGCGCTGCTCAAGAACGAGCAGGATGTGCACCTGTTCGAGCGGCTCGCTTTCATGGCGCGCCGCGAAGGGCGTTAA
- a CDS encoding NAD(P)/FAD-dependent oxidoreductase, protein MKTADPGAYGSSFLAATKVASAARARLSVELDVEVCVIGAGLAGLTVAREVARRGWSVVVLEAHSVAWNASGRNTGFVLPGYAASPKALVSRIGLDDARKLWGLSEAGAEYVRRTVQEERMPGVELAEGGWLHVTKTSDEASVQAEAELLGRLGAHVEFQSAERVREQLRSPLYFSGLHYPRGFSLHSLNYALGLAAAAERDGARIFEDSAALEIDPAGVRKRVTTKDARVRAHHVVLAGNIHLAELMPQFGNTLLPAHTYVIVTAPLGDALHEAVRFPGAVSDTDLADNHYCVVEGDRLMWSGRSTVWRGKPKDYVETLLGQIRRTFPQLRNVKAEYAWTGSIGNTVHRMPQIGEIRPGLWLLSGFGARGLSTTAIAGEIVARAIVDADKTWQTFSPFALVWSGGVYGRVAQQVAYWSNRVSELVVSRMAQRREERRLREMDADTTASVVAEPALPAEVPPPAEAGNGAAENPPAIAAEDAPEILLQPASVAPPAKAVRARKKKKAAASEAPPGGGA, encoded by the coding sequence ATGAAGACCGCCGATCCGGGCGCATACGGGTCAAGCTTTCTCGCCGCGACGAAGGTCGCGAGCGCGGCCCGCGCGCGCCTGAGCGTCGAGCTCGACGTCGAAGTCTGCGTCATCGGCGCAGGGCTTGCGGGGTTGACGGTCGCGCGCGAGGTGGCGCGGCGCGGCTGGTCGGTGGTCGTGCTGGAGGCGCACAGCGTCGCCTGGAATGCCTCGGGCCGCAACACCGGCTTCGTGCTGCCGGGCTATGCGGCGAGCCCCAAGGCGTTGGTCTCGCGCATCGGGCTCGACGACGCCAGAAAGCTTTGGGGCCTTTCGGAAGCCGGTGCCGAATATGTTCGGCGCACCGTGCAAGAAGAGCGGATGCCGGGCGTCGAGCTCGCAGAGGGCGGCTGGCTGCACGTCACCAAGACCAGCGACGAAGCTTCGGTGCAGGCCGAAGCCGAGTTGCTCGGCAGGCTGGGCGCGCATGTCGAATTTCAATCGGCCGAGCGGGTGAGGGAGCAGCTTCGCTCGCCGCTCTATTTCAGCGGGCTGCATTATCCGCGCGGTTTCAGTCTGCATTCGCTGAACTATGCGCTTGGCCTGGCGGCCGCGGCCGAGCGCGACGGCGCGCGCATCTTCGAAGACAGCGCAGCTCTCGAGATCGATCCGGCCGGCGTGCGCAAGCGCGTGACCACGAAAGATGCCCGCGTGCGCGCGCATCACGTCGTGCTCGCCGGCAACATCCATCTCGCAGAGCTGATGCCGCAGTTCGGCAACACGCTGTTGCCGGCCCATACCTACGTGATCGTCACCGCGCCGCTCGGTGATGCGCTGCACGAGGCGGTGCGTTTCCCTGGCGCGGTGAGCGACACCGATCTCGCCGACAATCATTATTGCGTGGTCGAGGGCGACCGGCTGATGTGGTCGGGCCGCAGCACGGTCTGGCGCGGCAAGCCCAAGGACTACGTTGAGACGCTGCTCGGCCAGATCAGGCGGACCTTTCCGCAGCTCAGGAACGTGAAGGCCGAATATGCCTGGACCGGCTCGATCGGCAACACCGTGCATCGCATGCCGCAGATCGGCGAGATCAGGCCGGGGCTCTGGCTGCTGAGCGGCTTCGGCGCGCGAGGCCTCAGCACCACGGCGATCGCCGGCGAGATCGTGGCGCGCGCCATCGTCGATGCCGACAAGACCTGGCAGACATTCTCGCCGTTTGCTTTGGTGTGGTCCGGCGGCGTCTACGGCCGTGTGGCCCAGCAGGTCGCGTATTGGTCCAATCGCGTCTCCGAACTGGTCGTCAGCCGGATGGCGCAGCGCCGCGAGGAGCGGCGGCTGCGCGAGATGGACGCAGACACCACGGCAAGCGTTGTGGCCGAGCCGGCATTGCCGGCCGAAGTTCCGCCGCCGGCCGAAGCGGGGAACGGGGCGGCGGAAAATCCGCCGGCCATCGCCGCCGAAGACGCGCCGGAAATCCTGCTGCAGCCCGCTTCAGTCGCGCCGCCCGCCAAAGCCGTGCGGGCACGGAAAAAGAAGAAAGCCGCGGCGAGCGAGGCGCCGCCGGGCGGCGGCGCCTGA
- a CDS encoding MFS transporter — translation MSATPESLAGPQPALLRHRSFVAYWCARTATNGGYQMQAVAVGWQIYELTGSAFDLGLVGLVQFFPVVVLGIVAGHIADRYDRRVVVGTCQVIKALAAAAFAIGTIGGFLSRDVMLAILFVSGTARAFETPTMHTLVPGVVPPELLTRAIAASATASQTATICGPAIGGLMYAFGAATVYLTCTAIFVMASALISLIVLRGAPPAKKPVTMETLFAGFSYIRHNRVVLGAISLDLFAMLLGGVTALLPVYAKDVLVAGPWGLGLLRSAPAIGALLTSGWLAHHQIERRTGHVLFAAVAVFGLATIVFAFSTSLVLSIAALAVYGACDAISVVIRHSLVQTRTPNEMLGRVMAVNFMFTGTSGTLGEFRAGSVAAGFGAFTSVLVGGVGAILVALLWMRWFPEIARIDKIQAQHN, via the coding sequence ATGTCTGCCACACCCGAGTCGCTCGCCGGACCGCAACCGGCGTTGCTTCGGCACCGTTCGTTCGTCGCCTATTGGTGCGCGCGCACCGCGACCAACGGCGGCTATCAGATGCAGGCGGTGGCGGTCGGCTGGCAGATCTATGAACTGACCGGCAGCGCCTTCGACCTTGGTCTCGTTGGCCTGGTGCAGTTCTTCCCGGTGGTGGTGCTCGGCATCGTGGCCGGCCACATCGCCGACCGCTACGACCGCCGCGTCGTGGTGGGCACCTGTCAGGTGATCAAGGCGCTGGCGGCGGCGGCGTTCGCGATCGGCACCATCGGCGGCTTCCTCAGTCGCGACGTGATGCTTGCGATTCTCTTCGTCAGCGGCACCGCGCGCGCCTTCGAGACGCCGACGATGCACACGCTGGTGCCGGGCGTCGTGCCGCCCGAGCTTCTGACGCGGGCGATCGCCGCGTCGGCCACGGCAAGCCAGACCGCCACCATCTGCGGGCCCGCGATCGGCGGATTGATGTACGCCTTCGGCGCCGCGACCGTTTACCTCACCTGCACGGCGATCTTCGTGATGGCGAGCGCGCTGATCAGCCTGATCGTGCTGCGCGGTGCGCCGCCGGCGAAGAAGCCGGTGACGATGGAGACGTTGTTCGCGGGCTTCAGCTACATCCGCCACAATAGGGTTGTGCTCGGCGCGATCTCGCTCGACCTGTTTGCGATGCTGCTCGGCGGCGTCACCGCGCTGCTGCCGGTCTATGCCAAGGACGTGCTGGTGGCCGGCCCTTGGGGGCTGGGCCTGCTGCGTTCGGCGCCGGCGATCGGCGCACTGTTGACCTCCGGGTGGCTCGCGCACCACCAGATCGAGCGCCGCACCGGCCATGTGCTGTTCGCGGCGGTCGCGGTGTTCGGGCTTGCGACCATCGTGTTCGCGTTCTCCACCTCGCTCGTGCTGTCGATCGCCGCGCTTGCGGTCTATGGCGCCTGCGACGCGATCAGCGTCGTGATCCGCCATTCGCTGGTGCAGACCCGGACGCCGAACGAGATGCTCGGGCGGGTGATGGCGGTGAACTTCATGTTCACCGGCACGTCAGGCACGCTCGGTGAATTCCGCGCCGGCTCCGTGGCAGCAGGCTTCGGCGCCTTCACGTCGGTGCTGGTCGGCGGAGTGGGCGCGATCCTGGTTGCCTTGCTCTGGATGCGGTGGTTTCCGGAAATCGCGCGGATCGACAAGATCCAGGCGCAGCACAACTAG
- a CDS encoding SixA phosphatase family protein, with the protein MRRLLLLRHAKAERLQSGGRDHDRILAKRGREDAAAVGAYLVRHKLIPDLALVSTSARTRETWGLVAKIFPKVPPAEFEGTIYEAEPEAILDAVRATEPEVRTLLVVGHNPGMQQLAGILIASGEVEARQRLLEEFPTSAFATISFATGSWDGLHANGGRLEHFVTPQTLEATTD; encoded by the coding sequence ATGCGCCGACTGCTGCTGTTGCGCCATGCCAAAGCCGAGCGTTTGCAATCCGGCGGGCGCGATCATGACCGCATTCTGGCCAAACGCGGGCGGGAGGACGCCGCGGCGGTCGGCGCCTATCTGGTGCGGCACAAGCTTATTCCCGATCTTGCGCTGGTGTCGACCTCGGCGCGCACCCGCGAGACCTGGGGATTGGTTGCCAAGATATTTCCCAAAGTCCCTCCGGCCGAATTCGAAGGCACGATCTACGAAGCCGAGCCGGAAGCCATTCTCGACGCCGTGCGGGCGACCGAACCCGAGGTCCGCACGCTGCTGGTGGTGGGCCACAATCCCGGCATGCAGCAGCTTGCCGGAATCCTGATCGCCTCGGGCGAGGTCGAAGCGCGGCAACGGCTGCTGGAGGAATTTCCCACCTCCGCGTTCGCCACCATCAGCTTTGCGACCGGCAGTTGGGACGGCCTGCACGCCAATGGCGGGCGGCTCGAGCATTTCGTCACGCCGCAAACGCTCGAAGCCACGACCGACTGA
- a CDS encoding LssY C-terminal domain-containing protein, producing the protein MLLTIAYVAMAYVVLPAAWTHYEHQPALAGRSMATKTAQGIPGDPLNVGLVGNRADIVRAMHAAGWYAADAITLRTSVEIVGSVLLDRPYRDAPVSNLFYDGRKEDLAFEKPEGKSADRRHHVRFWRVLESGAEGRPVWLGSATYDRGVGLSRYTGQVTHHIAPDVDADRDLLIADLTNAHMVASVYQVSGVGPDFAGRNGGGDPYRTDGEIWIARLVGDGQQREEPPAALPAPVLVQAKDAVWKYVNRALAN; encoded by the coding sequence ATGCTGCTGACCATCGCCTATGTCGCGATGGCCTACGTCGTACTGCCCGCCGCCTGGACTCACTACGAGCATCAGCCGGCGCTGGCCGGCCGCTCCATGGCGACCAAGACCGCACAAGGCATTCCCGGCGACCCGCTCAATGTCGGCCTCGTCGGCAACCGCGCCGACATCGTTCGCGCGATGCACGCCGCTGGCTGGTATGCCGCCGACGCGATCACGTTGCGCACGAGCGTCGAAATCGTCGGAAGCGTGTTGCTCGACCGGCCGTATCGCGATGCGCCGGTGAGCAACCTTTTCTATGATGGCCGCAAGGAAGACCTCGCCTTCGAAAAGCCCGAGGGCAAGAGCGCCGACCGGCGCCACCACGTGAGGTTCTGGAGGGTCCTTGAAAGCGGCGCCGAAGGTCGGCCGGTCTGGCTTGGATCGGCGACCTATGATCGCGGCGTTGGGCTCAGCCGATACACGGGTCAGGTCACCCATCATATTGCCCCTGACGTCGACGCCGACCGCGATCTGCTGATTGCCGATCTGACCAACGCCCACATGGTGGCCAGCGTCTATCAGGTGTCTGGAGTCGGACCTGATTTTGCCGGACGCAACGGTGGAGGCGATCCCTACCGTACCGACGGCGAGATCTGGATCGCGCGACTTGTCGGGGACGGCCAACAGCGCGAAGAGCCGCCGGCCGCGCTTCCAGCGCCGGTGCTCGTCCAGGCAAAAGATGCGGTGTGGAAGTATGTCAATCGCGCGCTGGCCAATTGA
- a CDS encoding flagellar hook protein FlgE encodes MGIFGALNTAVSGMRAQAFALENISGNIANSQTIGFKREDTSFVDLIPDDAPSQQKSGSVMANSRATNSVQGDIQNASIGTYMAISGNGFFVVEKPTGFSGSTPSFGGNELYSRRGDFKTDSNGFLVNGAGYYLKGIPLDPTTGNPVGSVPQLLQFSNSVIPAQATTTLQYELNLPASPKTPNADPSVPGSELLNPASYATDPTLTGGSVDGADSAQFVNDSISGGAITAYDASGNAVNIQLRWAKSSNSPDTWNLFYQTDANPALSTDPEWVNVGQYQFTNGQMTSGGPSVTVTGMSVDGISLGNVTINTGNSGVTQFADSSGAVQVNALQQNGFAAGSLQSISVSDKGTITGTYSNGRTIGLAQVTLATFNGPDNLQRLDGGAFAATGDSGPPNYTSSAKIVASSLEASNADIGDEFTKLIVTQQAYSANTRVITTSNQMVQDLLNTLR; translated from the coding sequence ATGGGAATTTTTGGAGCCCTGAACACCGCCGTTTCAGGCATGCGCGCGCAGGCGTTCGCGCTCGAGAACATCTCCGGCAACATCGCGAATTCGCAGACGATCGGCTTCAAGCGCGAAGACACCAGCTTCGTCGATCTCATTCCGGATGACGCGCCGAGCCAGCAAAAGTCCGGCAGCGTGATGGCAAACTCCCGCGCAACCAACTCGGTGCAGGGCGATATCCAGAACGCCTCGATCGGCACCTACATGGCGATCAGCGGCAACGGCTTTTTCGTCGTCGAGAAGCCGACGGGATTCTCCGGCAGCACGCCGAGCTTCGGCGGCAACGAACTCTACAGCCGGCGCGGCGACTTCAAGACCGACAGCAACGGCTTTCTGGTGAACGGCGCGGGCTACTATCTCAAGGGCATCCCGCTCGACCCGACCACCGGCAATCCGGTTGGAAGCGTGCCCCAGCTCCTGCAATTCTCCAACAGCGTGATCCCGGCGCAGGCGACGACCACGCTGCAATATGAGCTCAATCTGCCGGCCTCTCCGAAAACCCCGAACGCCGACCCGTCGGTTCCCGGGTCCGAATTGCTGAATCCGGCGAGCTACGCGACGGATCCGACGCTGACGGGCGGCAGCGTGGACGGCGCCGACTCTGCGCAATTCGTCAACGACTCGATCAGCGGCGGTGCCATCACGGCTTACGACGCGTCCGGCAATGCGGTGAACATCCAGCTCCGCTGGGCCAAATCGTCGAACTCGCCCGACACCTGGAATCTGTTCTACCAGACCGATGCGAACCCGGCGCTCAGCACAGATCCGGAATGGGTCAACGTCGGTCAGTATCAGTTCACCAATGGCCAAATGACTTCGGGCGGGCCTTCGGTCACCGTCACGGGCATGTCGGTCGACGGCATTTCGCTCGGCAATGTCACCATCAATACCGGCAACAGTGGCGTGACCCAGTTCGCCGACAGCAGCGGCGCGGTGCAGGTCAATGCCCTGCAGCAGAACGGTTTCGCGGCAGGCTCCCTGCAGTCGATCTCGGTCAGCGATAAGGGCACCATCACGGGCACTTATTCCAACGGCCGTACCATCGGTCTGGCGCAGGTCACGCTCGCGACCTTCAACGGGCCGGACAACCTGCAACGCCTCGACGGCGGTGCCTTCGCGGCAACCGGTGATTCCGGGCCTCCCAACTACACGTCGTCCGCCAAGATCGTGGCTTCGTCCCTTGAAGCATCGAATGCGGATATCGGCGACGAATTCACCAAGCTGATCGTGACGCAGCAGGCCTATTCGGCCAACACCCGCGTCATCACCACCAGCAATCAGATGGTGCAGGACCTCCTGAACACGCTGCGGTGA
- a CDS encoding Bug family tripartite tricarboxylate transporter substrate binding protein, whose amino-acid sequence MVRWSRGAGVALAAVLALCTRASAEDFPTRTVKIIVPFAAGGSADVVPRIVADWLSRKWGQAVVVENRTGAAGNIGADAVAKADPDGYTLLAAPPPPLVINQNLYPKLGFDPTALVPISVIARIPNALVINPSRVSAKTIPEVIAMAKANGGATTVATTGNGGTQHLTSEMFQMMAGVKFQHVPYRGSAPALADLVAGTVDMMFDNLGASMQLIKGGQIKLIAVASAKRMAAMPDVPTIAETLPGFEAVAWFGVAAPPKTPMAIANKINADINEALHDPDVQKKLANLNAEVVGGTQQETADYFKSEIARWGKVIKDANVKIDQ is encoded by the coding sequence ATGGTCCGTTGGTCTCGTGGTGCGGGTGTCGCGCTTGCCGCAGTGCTGGCGCTTTGCACTCGCGCGTCGGCGGAGGACTTTCCGACACGCACCGTGAAGATCATCGTGCCGTTCGCGGCCGGTGGCAGCGCCGACGTGGTGCCGCGCATCGTTGCCGACTGGCTGTCGCGCAAGTGGGGCCAGGCCGTCGTTGTCGAGAACCGCACGGGCGCGGCCGGCAACATCGGTGCGGACGCGGTGGCGAAGGCCGACCCCGACGGCTACACGCTGTTGGCGGCGCCGCCGCCGCCGCTGGTGATCAACCAGAACCTCTATCCCAAGCTCGGCTTCGATCCGACCGCGCTCGTGCCGATCAGCGTCATTGCCCGGATTCCGAACGCACTGGTGATCAATCCGTCGCGCGTTTCCGCGAAGACCATTCCGGAGGTCATCGCCATGGCCAAGGCCAATGGCGGCGCGACGACGGTTGCGACCACCGGCAACGGCGGCACTCAGCATCTCACGTCGGAGATGTTCCAGATGATGGCCGGCGTGAAGTTCCAGCACGTGCCGTATCGCGGCTCGGCGCCGGCCTTGGCCGATCTCGTCGCCGGCACTGTCGACATGATGTTCGACAACCTCGGCGCCTCGATGCAGCTCATCAAGGGCGGGCAGATCAAGCTGATCGCGGTCGCATCCGCCAAGCGCATGGCGGCAATGCCGGACGTGCCGACCATCGCCGAGACGCTGCCGGGTTTCGAAGCGGTGGCTTGGTTCGGCGTGGCGGCGCCACCCAAGACCCCGATGGCGATCGCCAACAAGATCAACGCCGATATCAACGAAGCGCTGCACGATCCCGACGTCCAGAAGAAGCTGGCGAACCTCAATGCCGAAGTGGTCGGCGGCACGCAGCAAGAGACCGCAGATTATTTCAAGTCTGAGATCGCGCGCTGGGGCAAGGTCATCAAAGACGCGAATGTGAAAATCGATCAATAA